Genomic segment of Xiphias gladius isolate SHS-SW01 ecotype Sanya breed wild chromosome 16, ASM1685928v1, whole genome shotgun sequence:
CCAGCTGTGGCATAGGCTTTGGTAGATGTTCAAGGCACTGCAGCATCTGGTCAAGAATATCCGATCCTTTAAGAACAGAGCgcacaaaaatatcaaacacacGGGAGCTATCCAGGTCAAAGTAAACTCTTGCGATTCTGTGCCACTCGTACCTTGAGCCTGGAAAGTGTCCGACTCCTCTGGGCTGCAGCCTTGTCCTAGCTGCTCCTGGAACTGTAACGCAGAAACTTTGTGAGTGGGGGCATAAAAGGAGGGATGTCTATACAGACTGATGCTTATGAACACTGGGACGGACGCGGTGGACCTAAAACCAGTTTACATGTCTTGGGATGTCGTTGAGACATAGCGTATCATGTCTAAGCTGGCAGTGCCCTCCTCGAGTCTAATGCTGCCTTTCGAGTGCTGTCCTAAATGTCCGGGTCACGGCGAGGGCGCTCGCAAAGACGTGTGGAAATTCcccactgctgtgtttttgatcCGGGCAGCAGCGGTTTGACGTGAATGATGGTGCAGCAAAGTGAAAAAGGTTTAATGTGTGCAAAATTAAACTGACCCTGAGCCTGGGGCCCTCTTTACCAGCGCACACACATTCctaacaaattttttttttttttttgcttttcatagATGCATCTCATGTTGAACTGTTTCAGAAGTCTGCTAAAGGAAATGATGCATCACTTCTGCTTGGGTGGAAACACCGGCTGTAAAACGTTGCCTAAATACAATGGATGTTCATATGCTGATtctctgtgattttatttttgacccATCTGTATACtgtcatttatttgtcagtGAGTAACGTTTTGTCCCTGCACAGCCCTTTTATCATAGAAGACCTTGGGTATATCTGCATTTGTTCTTCGTCAAGTGTGCAAGACCAGTTCGTGTTCAAGTGAAAGGTTTCCACTCCAATACGCTTCCACCTATTGGGATTTGAATAAGcgaagaagcagagaaaaaaatatttagagcaAAAAAATTGGTGGATTTCACAGTtggtattattatcattagtattatttttacacacagCAGTTGTGCCAAGTGAAGCCAATGCGGGTAGGAGGGGATGGGAAATGCCCCCTCCTTTTAATTGCATGGGCATTAATTTGCACATCAGCTCAATGTCAGGTGCATTGCTTGTCACTTTCATACAACCTGACCCACGGGTAACATTAGCTGATGTAATGAACACACCGCACATCCAAAGCTAACTGGCTCGTGTCTAATGGGCGTGTATGGTGCATCAGTTACTTCCAGTTTTAGACGGAACACGCGACTTCTGCCTAAATTCCTACTCGACGGGTGGAGACTGGTGCAAACGGAGGGAGAAATTGGGCGGAGATGGACGCGAGCTTCGTCAGCAGTGGTGGAGGTGAGGCGATCTCGTGCTCAGGTTACCCCACCTGCTGCATCTGCGCCCTGATGAGGAGGTCCAGCTGCCCACAAAGACAGAGCATCTGCAGGCCCACCTGCTCCGGACCCAGACTGACGGGCATCAGAGGTCTTTTCACCTGTAGCTCCACTGACCACAAAGCAAAATCCAAATCAGTAGGCCTGTCTGCCCccgccccacacacacacacacacacacacacattttccttcGCCcctaaataaacacaaagcacatcCTATGAAACAACGTGCATAAACATCTCTCCTGCAGGACCAAGGAGGAATAGTCGATGGGGACCGAAGAGGAGTGGTCAGCGCGTGGAATTGAGACGAGCCCGTCCCTGCGGGGCGCGCTCCTCCGAGAGGCGATGTCATCCAAGCACCAGAAACATTTCCACAAACGgcgaaataaaaaaaaaatcaaaaaagaaaacgagTAACGTGTAATGGCGGGACTTACCTTTGAAAGCTTCGTGGTAGACGCACGGCCGACAGAGCGGCTCGGACGTGCTCACTGCCATATCTGGACCGGAGCCGGTGACTCGTCACACCTATTCGCCGAAATTTGCTCCGCCGATAAAAGCCATGGGAAGCTAATAAAAGCGCGGGCCACGGCCTGGTCGAGGCTATGCGGGAGGCtctttatttggttttgtttttttattgcatgTGGTCGGAACTATCTCTCTCAACGAGGGGATGCGTTCGAGTGTCAAGCGTTCAGGCAGCGGCGCGCGGACGCCGACACGGCGCTGCTTTATCCGCAAGCCGACGCTCTCACACGCAGCCGCAAGGTGATGAACACCTCCATTACCTCAGGAGGATCCATGTAGCTGTTGAAGCTGCagaagatattaaaaataaaataaaaaccccaCCATGCCCACGACCTTTGCAACAACAGTCGTGCGTGTGGTTCGCAGTGTTGAACGCCCCCACCCCACCCGCGCCCGCACCCTTCACAGAGCCCGGGGACCGGCCTCTCACAATGATGTCATGTTTTAGGGGATGAGGAGCACAGCATCACTCGGTTGGGATGCACCCTGAAAGCAGAGGTGTTTTCCCACAGGCTCCAATCAGGGATTAACGACCACAGACACCCCTGTCTCAGCGGATGAAAGtgactgagtacatttactcaagtactgtacatgaCTGCAATTTTCAGGTACTCGTGTATTCTCATTCCATActgctttatacttccactccactacgttcagaaggaaatatccattactccattacatttatttctagGGCTGCAGCTATTGATTTTTGTCATTGTCGATTAttctgccgattattttctcaattaatcttttggtctatatgtaaaaatatatatatttaaccaTAATTATCAGTCTCCAAAAGCCAAAGGTTACATCTCAACCTTGATgtttttgtccgaccaacaatCCAAAGCCTAAGGATATTCGGTTCACACAAAGGATAAtaaaaagtagcaaatcctcataGTTGAGAGGCTAGAACAGgaaaatgtttggcagttttcGCCAAATATGACTTAAAAAGATTGATCGATTATAACAGCAGCTGCCGATCGACTCATCACCTAATGGTTCAGCTGAATTTATTTAACATgtacagttactagttacttttcagagtAAGATCAGCTTATAAAGGCTGAACTGCACTGTTACTTATTAAATTAGCCTAAATTATATTAAGAACTAAAATTCGCCACCACCTTGACCCTCGACAACACTGAAGTACTGCGTACATGtcaatgcatcaataataaatcCAAGTAAAAAAGGATACACGTTCAGGAGAAAATCTGAGTGTGTGCTCACGACTAATAAAGCTGCAGCTGAAACCGTTCTAAATAGTGAGAtggcatttaaataaaatccaggTGGGAAGAagtttaagttttcattttaaatgtaaaaactgaatgaCGTGGTAGAGTCTGTTTAGATGGTGCTACTGAGTGAAGCTGTTGAAGTGAAAGTGCTGAGACGAGAGGAACAGTAAGATATGAACGCAGCTAGAATGTCAGtcctataataataatgatatataacACTCTGGAGCGGGCTTTTCTGCATAGCTAGTACTTCTACTTTTGATACTCTTTGCACATTTTGTTGCCAACACTTTTGCTTAAACTTTTGGTGAAGCAAGACTTTTGTTATTTGCATATTTCTATAGTGTggtattattacttttatttgagtAACTGATCTGATTGTTTTAGCACTGCCAGTGGAAGATCCTCAAAGCAAAAACCAACTGAGGGCTTGGTTTATTAAATAGCAAAGTCAGACAAGATGTCTCAAATCTTTCAATGAAGACTCAAAATTTGTCTTAATAAAATACAACTGGCTTATAAAGTTTGTCACAGTTTTACAGTATCCAAAAtgaaagtttgaaataaaaattcagaggTCTTGACAGTGTAAAGGCAAGAAGACATTTAAATAGTGTGCTAAGGGATATATCTCCTGATACTACAATAATATCAATATGgcgctgtaaaaaaaaaaaaaaaaaaaaaaactgaagacaagGCTCTAGCAAAATTCTAACTCACCTGATTCTTTTCAACACTCAAATATACAACAATGTACATATTTTCGTAAACAACGTTAAATTCAATAGATAATCTTGTTTACAAGTGcacctgaaggaaaaaaataacatttatatcCTCTTGCATCAAATGCCCAGCTCGTCCGAGATCTAACTTAACAGCAAAACTCGTTTCTATCATGAATAGAGACCATAGTCCAAGACTGTACATATTTTACTCCCTTTCTTAACAGCAATTATTCATCAGGTCAAAAGTCCAGTGGCTGAAGCAGAGAGGACACATGCTGAATGAAATTCAGCATCAGCACGTGTTCAAAATCATGCTGAATTTTGATGTCTTGGGACCACAATCATTACTCTCCTGTTTGTTCTCAGCTCAGGGATGGACCCATCTTCGGTCTCAAAAGGACTCCCGTTGAGTTCCGGGACTGCTTCTGGATTTGTTGTTTCTACTGCCGCGTGCCGGGGGGTAGAGTGAGGCTGGCCATCAGCTCGTGAACACAAGCAAATATTGTACACTCAcctgagagaaagacaaaagagcCAGTGTTagcaaagacattttgacattttgaagtCTAGATACCAAAACAGAAAttgataacattttttgtgtACAGTAAATTATTCGGTGTTGAGTGGTTGGGGGTGCAGTCTCTCACCCTGTCTTGGAGGGTGCAGCTCATTGAACCTCTTAAAGATATTAGAGACCATGAGTGCTGCCGCCCCAGAGGAGCTGTGCTGTCTGGGGATGTCAGCCTGCTGAGTGAGGTTTGTGGCCATGTCGTACACAATGGGTACGATAATGTTCACTGGCTCCTGGGGCACTGGCATACGCTGGGTCAGCTGCAACTGTGAGCCAAAACAGGCCACATACACAGGGTTAGGTTGGTTAATGTGGTGCATCATTTGAAACACAGGTAGTGCATGACCTTTGTTCTGGTTTTAATTACGAGGCTCTGATTAGACTTACAAAGAAGAGCATCTTGGACTTGAGCACCACAGCGATGGTCCCAGGCGGGGCAATGGGAGGAGCACTGGGAGGGATGGTGAGACAGAACTGGACGTTCCACTTCAGCTGTGCAGCCTGGTCAGGGAACTGCAGAGAGGGGCAAGGCAAGTTTAAAACACAGAGGCAAATAAAAGTGCTTTACGTAAGGTGAAGAAATGCATCAAGAGGTAAGAAGGATGTTTAAACTGTCATAAAGTAGAGTGCAATCATTTCTTTCACTTCCACAACTATAGCGTGTGCGGTGTGGgcacactttcacacaaactATACTGCAGCACACAGACGCACAAGAAAGGTTCATCATGGCGTATGGCTTACTTGTTTCATATCTTGTTGCGAGAGTTCAAAGAGGGTAAGGGTGTAAAGATACTGCTACGCAAATatacatgttttacattttgtggaaaaatataTTGTTGAATACTTTAAAAAGATAATAAGTAGATAATAAGTACTCAATCACCCAAATAAACTGACAAGGCTCACACACAATCATAGttaaatacatgaatacatgtAACAAACACTCTTATAAACAAACCAGCTACTCACCAGTTCGAGATTCATGATGCGCACACAGTCCCTAAGGATGTTAGTGGGTGCCCCCAGCAGCTTTGTGAAGGCATTCAGAGTGTTGTATTTGAAGGGAGGACCAGCAACCTAAAAAGACGACACCAGGAGAAGAATTAATTCATGACATTAGTGTAGGCATGTGTTCCTATGTGAGTCGCCTTAAAGGCGCAGTCCATGatacaaaagtaaaacagtgcATGGTATCcgtattaaaaaataaataaataaatcagaatcaAAATGCAAGATTGGGACCAGTTATCACTGTCCAAGTAACAGACAGGAATTTTAATAGAAGAACTAACACTGTGAATTTTATTATGATCAGTtgagaaaaagttttaaatattattcaagtatgtgtttgaatattttatgaaCTGGACCTTTAAGCTCATGCTGCCTTTACATACCCGTGTCTCAAAGAACTTTTCTAGAACCTGAAGCTCCTCCTGGGACCAGGGACCTGTGTTTTCTGGAGTGACTTTGAGTTGCAGCGTCTGGTAGTTCTTTGGGTTGAGAGCAACCCGGCACTTGAGCACGTCCGTCTTGAACATTATCACCCCAGGCTCATTAGAGTTCACAATGGACAACTGGAGGAGAGTTGACAGAGTAAGGGGAAGTGAGGGGAGTGCAGAACAGATAACAAAATTTAAGGggggaaacaaacaacaaacaaaaaaaaacaaaaacaaaaaaaacttataaacaaacaaaaaggaagtAATCATCCCATGTCCAAGTCAACATGATTTATGCAACACTCACGTTGGCTTCCTGCTGGATGATCCTCTGCAGGTGCCGTCTCATGATCACTGAACCCAGAAAGCGCTCCAGCGGCGAGCAGAGGTAGCTTCCTGCCAGGCCTGGTACCAGGCAGGGGGTGGGTGAGGGTAGCAGAAGCACATGCAAGGCATTGTGGGTGAGGATGGTAGGAATGGAGGCAGCCCAGGGGCGCTGAGGTAGTTTGCGGGGTGGAGGCATACTGGTAGGCATGACTTGTGAAcctaaaacaaagaaaaagataaacataATAATGTGTAAACATCATGTTTTGCATGGTAATTGAACTGGTTACATAAACAAGATaaggaaaaaacttttttctttaataatgtGAGGCAACACTGAGAAAGAAGAACTTACTGGTCCCAGCACGTGGAGAATGAGGGTCAGGGATAGGTGAGTGTAGTGATGGGTTACCAGGAGACATGCCATGGATCCTTGCCCCAGGAGAAGGCCCTGAGACCTGGGGTGAGCCTGGCCACTGGCCCCTGTGACTAGGAGACACCATGGCATATGGAGAGCTGGGGTCCAGAGCACCTAGGTTAAAGCAGAGACAGCCATCAGCAACGCAGCAACACTTAAcatacaacaataaacacagtcACATGAGTACACCACTGTGTGCCCACACTTTACAGGGTATTTGTCATATGCTTGCTTTTGTCTGGAGCCTACAATTGTCTAATGAAGATGTTAAGTTCAGCCCATTCCAGCCCTTGCCCAGCAGACCAGAATTACCACCAGGCCAGTATTCACGGCTACCCTTGTGCTTACCGTGGGGACTGGCAAAGCTGGTCTGGCCCATGGCTATGCCCAGAGAAGACGGAGATGGGGTGGGCCCAAAAGGAGAGGGTGCCCTCAGAGCCCCGCTAGGGGAGCCAGAGGCATGGATGttccctgcacacacacacacacacacacacacacacacacacacacacacacacacacacacacaaacaaacacacacacaaacacaccaaaggGCTCGTCAGACTCTGAGGTTGACAAGTtctcctctcacacacatgcacgcacactaTCCCTATGGGGACCCTCACTGACATAATACATTCCTTAGCCCCTTACCCTTACCTTAAGCAACACAAATacatgcctaaccccaacccttaccctaaccctgacctaaacctaattttaacttaattctaacctgaaccctgaaactagctcttaaccctcaaaaagcagtctcAACTCGTGGGGACCTCAATTTTAGTCCATACAGTGACACTAGTCCCCCtgggttagtgtgcattcaAGTTTAAGTCTCCACCAGGATATAAgatcaagcacacacacatacattcactcGTGTACACACATGCTAAAGCTGGGCGGAAGGGCTGTAGCCTCTGGCTGGCGGGCTGAGATGGCGAGGAATGGAAGGAGCAGGACTAAATGCATGCTTTATTCCCTCTTTGCTGTGCAGTGTGTGCATTTTGCATGAAGAACACAACTGatttcacaaaattaaaatgggCACACGTGGTTGctcttcctcattctctctGACATACACACAATTTGCTCTTGCATCAAATGCACAAGTCAGCAGGAAGGTTGGTGAAAGTAATGTGATATATTCCAAAACAATGGTTTGTTGGTCATAAAGCTCTATGGCAGCTTGACAAGCTCagatgacacaaacaaaacacacatgcacactcgctctctctctcacacacacacacacacacacacacacacacacacacacacacgaacattGAGTACCATGTTTGCTATTACCTGGTGACTGGGTGGGCATCATGGATGGTGAAGGAGTTACATTAGCATGGTAATTTGGTGGTGGTGAAGTGAGAGGAGTATATACACCTCCCACACCCCCTCTCATTGTCTGCGGCTGCTGTTGAGCTTGCAGCTGGTTCTTCAGACTGTCCATCACGTCTACACCCACCGGTGAGGGTGGGTTGTCGTCTTCGTTGATGGAGCGCCTGCGAGCATCCTGATTGCTGTCTACAAACATGTTCAGGAATGTCTTGAAAGGGGAAAGAGTGAAAGGACAGTAGTTTATGTAAAAAGCTGGaccaaaaacatttaagttGTTGAACATCAAACTTAATATTtgcattacatttacttttggAATCTAGTTGTATTTTTTAGATGTGTTTTCACACTGGATTGCTGACAAGGGAAATAtgcagttagcttagcttatcttagcattGAGAGTGGAAAcaggggtaaacagctagcctggtagtccaaagataacaaaatacACCTCCCGGCACCCTTAAAGCTAAATATAAcacttcaaatataattttaatcatAAACATAAgtgttaaaactgaaaaaaacaaaaaaaacaaaaaaaaacattgtggaTTTATGTGGGGTTCTGTGTATGGCTTTATCTTGGTCagcacagtgacttcctggaatTTCCACCAATAATTTGGCAATCTCATCACGATGACAAATCTCCAGAGGACTGACTCTTagacatttttcttaattttgcacAGAGCCAGAGACAGAGccagctaagctaagctaatgctGGAataagcttcatatttactgttcagacatgagattggtatcgATCTTCTTGTCTAACTCTTATCAAgtaaagcaaataagtgtatttcacaGAATGTCAGACTATTTTTTTGTACTACAATCAACAGGTCACAATTTCTGGTTTTCACAATCTCAAATGAGTGGCAGGGACTTTTCTGTTGGGCAGTTTACACAGAAACTTTAGTTAAAGAGGAGCTTATCTCCTTTTCCAGATGATGTCTGTTACTTAACACCACAACTATATGTCTGAGCCTGGCATACCTTGAGTCCCGGAGCAGGGTAGAAGCCTTCTACAATCTTAGTGTTGTCGAAGAGACTGTAAGCTCCATCTCTGATGGCTACAACTCCACGGCTGCGGCAGTAGATGTCGATGCAGTACATGTTTCGGAACGCCAGACGGATGTGTGTGGGTGACTGGGGTAAGATGGAGAAGCACTGGTAGGCAGTGTTGGTGCGCTGGGTCAGGCCTAGCATGGGCACTGTTGGTAGCTTGTTGATCGCATTCAGAGGGGCCTGTGTGTCGGAAAGCACCTGAGGAAGATGATAATTAGAAACATGAATGGAAAATTACAGTGACACCACAGAgaacataacacaaacaaagtAATGATTGCAAGTATTTTTAGAGCCACATgaagagcacaaaaaaaaaaacccagaataaaagaaaatttaagGAAAAGAATGCAAAACCTGAATCTAACATCTAACaagtgcacatgtgcatgttgTGGCTGCATTTTCATGACTGTGATACTGTgtacctgcagcagctgcatcaCATTGGGGCTCTTGTTGAACATCTCCTGTAGCTGGTGGAGGATGATATTGTGGCAGTTGGAGCAGCCAGAGTTAGGCCCCACAGTGCCCAGGGCAAGGTGGAAACGTTGGCTGCTGGAGTTCCACTGGATGGTAACAGAGCTTCCCTTGGTGGTGCCGTAGCACAGCACCAGCTTACGGTAGTTGTACAGCCGCACTTCTGAAAACAGGCTCAGGTAAGATGGCATCTCTAGAAGGAAGCAGTCATATTAtgcagctgcattaaattaatgtttttcttttgccaagAATTAATTCAGCACTGATGACACTGATAAATAAAGCCTGGGAATGCACTTAATGTGGAAATTTCTACGTACAGATCCCATTCAGCTCAAATTTACTGGAATAAAACAGATTatactgcatttttaaatgtgatgttaCAACTGTTATTTCCCATTTTAACTTCAATGgacttaaaaaatgttttcaacacaaaaactaaacctgatcaataaaaacaatgtttgatttTACTTTACCTGTAACATACTGATCGATTTCAGATTAACTGACTGATCGAAGAGTAACAGTCATTGATTTACATGTTAAGTGCTTTTCAGACGAGCATGCATATACCTGGCAGCGCACGAGCGAAGTTGAGAACACACTGGTAGAGTTGACTGATGGCGTTCCAGTCATTAAGGAACATCTCTACAACCTTCCGACCACCCACCGGCTCCGACAGAGGGTTTTCATAGGTCAGATACACGTGCCGTGTGGATGCTAATAGAGGGAACAAATGGATTCATTTAGAGGGGGATGCAGATTTCCCTCATTCACATTAGGCCATATGTTAAGCAGAGCATGCAAGACATTCTCTGACAAATGGCTCACctataaaataaatgcagttgatactttattatatattttctattCTGACTAATGTTCTGTGTAACTCACTGTTACTGCTGCCAGTTTTGTGACAggacactttaaaaaacatttctaatcTCAATAATATTTTCCTGCGTTAATTAAGGTTAAAGAAAAGAATGTCAACATTTAGTGATGAAGTGAGAACAGTGTACGTGGTGTGTACCTTGCTCCTTGTTGTGTGTGCTGTTGAGCGGAAAGTTGGCGAGCATCAGTTCAGCCACCCAGGTTCGGTTGTTCCTGCCTTGCAGCCGGAAGGTGCAGTCTAGTAGGGACCGCTCTAGAGCTCTCCTGGTCTCCTCTCCTACACCTTTACAGGGAGGAATCCTGCAGGATAAAACCAATACTCTATAACCTGACAATGGTTTTGACAGTTTATCATgcttaaaagaaaattacattagGCTGTAATTGTGTACGTATAAATGCGCTCATGTGGGCTTGTGACTGTATGTATTACTTCAGTAGACGTATTGCATGACT
This window contains:
- the med14 gene encoding mediator of RNA polymerase II transcription subunit 14 isoform X2; this encodes MRPQIGSDGQLVPLGGPVVSGPQPPPPGAQATHGIRLSLLIEFLLQRTYHEITLLAELLPRKTDMERKIEIVQFASRTRQLFVRLLALVKWASNAGKVEKCAMISSFLDQQTILFVDTADRLASLARDALVHARLPSFAIPFAIDVLTTGSYPRLPTCIRDKIIPPDPITKAEKQTTLNQLNQILRHRLVTTDLPPQLANLTVANGRVKFRVEGEFEATLTVMGDDPDIPWRLLKLEILVEDKETGDGRALVHSLQVNFIHELVQARLCADEKPLQDMYNCLHSFCLSLQLEVLHSQTLMLIRERWGDLVQEERYMPAKYLTLTVWNQQVLGRKTGTASVHKVTIKIDESDGSKPLQISHEPPLPACDSKLMERAMRIDHLSVEKLLIDSVHARSHQKLQELKAILKASNPNDNSFIETALPTLVIPILEPCGRSECLHIFVDLHSGMFQPMLYGLDQSMLDDIEKTINDDMKRIISWLQQLKFWLGEQRCRQSVKHLPTVCTDVLHLSNSASHPVGSLSKHKLFIKLTRLPQYYIVVEMLEVPSSPTALQYKYSFLSVSQLEGEDGPTCAQLLQHFKPNLEHLVQDTTTGKGARPGTKRKISGDQGDLEPKKPKRSGEMCAFNKELAHLVAMCDTNMPFIGLRTELSNMEIPNQGVQVEGDGSSHAIRLLKIPPCKGVGEETRRALERSLLDCTFRLQGRNNRTWVAELMLANFPLNSTHNKEQASTRHVYLTYENPLSEPVGGRKVVEMFLNDWNAISQLYQCVLNFARALPEMPSYLSLFSEVRLYNYRKLVLCYGTTKGSSVTIQWNSSSQRFHLALGTVGPNSGCSNCHNIILHQLQEMFNKSPNVMQLLQVLSDTQAPLNAINKLPTVPMLGLTQRTNTAYQCFSILPQSPTHIRLAFRNMYCIDIYCRSRGVVAIRDGAYSLFDNTKIVEGFYPAPGLKTFLNMFVDSNQDARRRSINEDDNPPSPVGVDVMDSLKNQLQAQQQPQTMRGGVGGVYTPLTSPPPNYHANVTPSPSMMPTQSPGNIHASGSPSGALRAPSPFGPTPSPSSLGIAMGQTSFASPHGALDPSSPYAMVSPSHRGQWPGSPQVSGPSPGARIHGMSPGNPSLHSPIPDPHSPRAGTSSQVMPTSMPPPRKLPQRPWAASIPTILTHNALHVLLLPSPTPCLVPGLAGSYLCSPLERFLGSVIMRRHLQRIIQQEANLSIVNSNEPGVIMFKTDVLKCRVALNPKNYQTLQLKVTPENTGPWSQEELQVLEKFFETRVAGPPFKYNTLNAFTKLLGAPTNILRDCVRIMNLELFPDQAAQLKWNVQFCLTIPPSAPPIAPPGTIAVVLKSKMLFFLQLTQRMPVPQEPVNIIVPIVYDMATNLTQQADIPRQHSSSGAAALMVSNIFKRFNELHPPRQGECTIFACVHELMASLTLPPGTRQ
- the med14 gene encoding mediator of RNA polymerase II transcription subunit 14 isoform X1; translated protein: MAPVQIGSDGQLVPLGGPVVSGPQPPPPGAQATHGIRLSLLIEFLLQRTYHEITLLAELLPRKTDMERKIEIVQFASRTRQLFVRLLALVKWASNAGKVEKCAMISSFLDQQTILFVDTADRLASLARDALVHARLPSFAIPFAIDVLTTGSYPRLPTCIRDKIIPPDPITKAEKQTTLNQLNQILRHRLVTTDLPPQLANLTVANGRVKFRVEGEFEATLTVMGDDPDIPWRLLKLEILVEDKETGDGRALVHSLQVNFIHELVQARLCADEKPLQDMYNCLHSFCLSLQLEVLHSQTLMLIRERWGDLVQEERYMPAKYLTLTVWNQQVLGRKTGTASVHKVTIKIDESDGSKPLQISHEPPLPACDSKLMERAMRIDHLSVEKLLIDSVHARSHQKLQELKAILKASNPNDNSFIETALPTLVIPILEPCGRSECLHIFVDLHSGMFQPMLYGLDQSMLDDIEKTINDDMKRIISWLQQLKFWLGEQRCRQSVKHLPTVCTDVLHLSNSASHPVGSLSKHKLFIKLTRLPQYYIVVEMLEVPSSPTALQYKYSFLSVSQLEGEDGPTCAQLLQHFKPNLEHLVQDTTTGKGARPGTKRKISGDQGDLEPKKPKRSGEMCAFNKELAHLVAMCDTNMPFIGLRTELSNMEIPNQGVQVEGDGSSHAIRLLKIPPCKGVGEETRRALERSLLDCTFRLQGRNNRTWVAELMLANFPLNSTHNKEQASTRHVYLTYENPLSEPVGGRKVVEMFLNDWNAISQLYQCVLNFARALPEMPSYLSLFSEVRLYNYRKLVLCYGTTKGSSVTIQWNSSSQRFHLALGTVGPNSGCSNCHNIILHQLQEMFNKSPNVMQLLQVLSDTQAPLNAINKLPTVPMLGLTQRTNTAYQCFSILPQSPTHIRLAFRNMYCIDIYCRSRGVVAIRDGAYSLFDNTKIVEGFYPAPGLKTFLNMFVDSNQDARRRSINEDDNPPSPVGVDVMDSLKNQLQAQQQPQTMRGGVGGVYTPLTSPPPNYHANVTPSPSMMPTQSPGNIHASGSPSGALRAPSPFGPTPSPSSLGIAMGQTSFASPHGALDPSSPYAMVSPSHRGQWPGSPQVSGPSPGARIHGMSPGNPSLHSPIPDPHSPRAGTSSQVMPTSMPPPRKLPQRPWAASIPTILTHNALHVLLLPSPTPCLVPGLAGSYLCSPLERFLGSVIMRRHLQRIIQQEANLSIVNSNEPGVIMFKTDVLKCRVALNPKNYQTLQLKVTPENTGPWSQEELQVLEKFFETRVAGPPFKYNTLNAFTKLLGAPTNILRDCVRIMNLELFPDQAAQLKWNVQFCLTIPPSAPPIAPPGTIAVVLKSKMLFFLQLTQRMPVPQEPVNIIVPIVYDMATNLTQQADIPRQHSSSGAAALMVSNIFKRFNELHPPRQGECTIFACVHELMASLTLPPGTRQ
- the med14 gene encoding mediator of RNA polymerase II transcription subunit 14 isoform X4 encodes the protein MAPVQIGSDGQLVPLGGPVVSGPQPPPPGAQATHGIRLSLLIEFLLQRTYHEITLLAELLPRKTDMERKIEIVQFASRTRQLFVRLLALVKWASNAGKVEKCAMISSFLDQQTILFVDTADRLASLARDALVHARLPSFAIPFAIDVLTTGSYPRLPTCIRDKIIPPDPITKAEKQTTLNQLNQILRHRLVTTDLPPQLANLTVANGRVKFRVEGEFEATLTVMGDDPDIPWRLLKLEILVEDKETGDGRALVHSLQVNFIHELVQARLCADEKPLQDMYNCLHSFCLSLQLEVLHSQTLMLIRERWGDLVQEERYMPAKYLTLTVWNQQVLGRKTGTASVHKVTIKIDESDGSKPLQISHEPPLPACDSKLMERAMRIDHLSVEKLLIDSVHARSHQKLQELKAILKASNPNDNSFIETALPTLVIPILEPCGRSECLHIFVDLHSGMFQPMLYGLDQSMLDDIEKTINDDMKRIISWLQQLKFWLGEQRCRQSVKHLPTVCTDVLHLSNSASHPVGSLSKHKLFIKLTRLPQYYIVVEMLEVPSSPTALQYKYSFLSVSQLEGEDGPTCAQLLQHFKPNLEHLVQDTTTGKGARPGTKRKISGDQGDLEPKKPKRSGEMCAFNKELAHLVAMCDTNMPFIGLRTELSNMEIPNQGVQVEGDGSSHAIRLLKIPPCKGVGEETRRALERSLLDCTFRLQGRNNRTWVAELMLANFPLNSTHNKEQASTRHVYLTYENPLSEPVGGRKVVEMFLNDWNAISQLYQCVLNFARALPEMPSYLSLFSEVRLYNYRKLVLCYGTTKGSSVTIQWNSSSQRFHLALGTVGPNSGCSNCHNIILHQLQEMFNKSPNVMQLLQVLSDTQAPLNAINKLPTVPMLGLTQRTNTAYQCFSILPQSPTHIRLAFRNMYCIDIYCRSRGVVAIRDGAYSLFDNTKIVEGFYPAPGLKTFLNMFVDSNQDARRRSINEDDNPPSPVGVDVMDSLKNQLQAQQQPQTMRGGVGGVYTPLTSPPPNYHANVTPSPSMMPTQSPGALDPSSPYAMVSPSHRGQWPGSPQVSGPSPGARIHGMSPGNPSLHSPIPDPHSPRAGTSSQVMPTSMPPPRKLPQRPWAASIPTILTHNALHVLLLPSPTPCLVPGLAGSYLCSPLERFLGSVIMRRHLQRIIQQEANLSIVNSNEPGVIMFKTDVLKCRVALNPKNYQTLQLKVTPENTGPWSQEELQVLEKFFETRVAGPPFKYNTLNAFTKLLGAPTNILRDCVRIMNLELFPDQAAQLKWNVQFCLTIPPSAPPIAPPGTIAVVLKSKMLFFLQLTQRMPVPQEPVNIIVPIVYDMATNLTQQADIPRQHSSSGAAALMVSNIFKRFNELHPPRQGECTIFACVHELMASLTLPPGTRQ